One Leishmania panamensis strain MHOM/PA/94/PSC-1 chromosome 24 sequence genomic region harbors:
- a CDS encoding hypothetical protein (TriTrypDB/GeneDB-style sysID: LpmP.24.1400), with amino-acid sequence MSIGADEGQPVLAVRQFRLRDGQDTDSSDSEDGVGWPASRWRGGASAAATAGSRLADVLQRPSSLTATVAPSALHPPRAGSSSSLELFTSSSRSSSPARSALPPDFRKPMAAAAITTTQKGVLSEKMSRSTTSSGSNTHPPRHDMDSRKHGDSDTAQTRQYVQSAGSPVRALCTSTATCSTMEEERQTMPGETIAGYAAVVVAVASAPSPTASNTPALCSDAVQPRSAATGFFERIEASPPKAVDAGFTTSFTSFSAGAAAGKSQAAVSTTAMAALRGPASPSATAPSLPGTTSMRSTIIDATPTVAAAVVPVYTGGPSEVRQEPLQTKVGVVVSPMRFPKVPLAASSSSSSSDDAATLLAPVRVARSASAGYRTGDVDTAIPGQSIRKLTVPLTTAAVADTSTSSASPQQPPPSTTQSFVAAAARQTVTPTAVSTAAPHDGSSASGSGCPVLSGPGGVMYNRVSAQGRGFVPSSVLEAPSRPRWRTLHSEHTASRSFLATVLQPVVIPAAPSSPPGSTLSTQAACAAEPLSAAAHASSFSTSPPSVNLPARPQRQAPRLPGAIRTSAVLSLIEDDDAERQCSSFSATSALLKERSRVDTGQPKTVDVQRRGPPSSPSASPPLPPPLAISLSPVQRAVSSVDRAASPLVSRSAALTAAQRQWEAALVIYDDRVPPAKRRAKNQSLAVTGKTAALAFADPVSAYLLRGLRKVASQEGKRENLLTCRPVLRIGGGAAMRRNHTSGFSEQHPLDGRVVNDDDDYEAADDSDGATRGSRDNYTALYGSTDLLTGHRQYPGWSSADDRSARVTRHSTSNHTVQHLFSEARQQQRKVDVDFWMSGTGNGGSMSYVMMHLERQGARTARVLKATHSDVSSGALPPATLPTTAASRTTAVSPRTDEAVSVDLLNYRHSRRKQ; translated from the coding sequence ATGTCCATCGGCGCTGATGAGGGGCAACCTGTCCTCGCGGTGCGGCAGTTCCGCCTCCGCGACGGTCAAGACACTGAtagcagcgacagcgaggaTGGAGTAGGCTGGCCAGCCTCGAGGTGGCGAGGTGGCGCGAGtgcagctgcgacggcggGGTCCCGTCTTGCGGATGTGTTGCAGAGGCCGTCATCGTTGACCGCTACCGTGGCCCCTTCCGCATTACATCCTCCAAGGGCAGGCTCCTCGAGCTCGTTGGAACTGTTCACATCCTCGTCGAGGTCCTCGTCGCCAGCTCGCTCTGCACTCCCCCCAGACTTCCGGAAGCCaatggccgccgccgccatcaccaccacgcaAAAGGGCGTGCTGAGTGAGAAGATGAGTAggagcaccaccagcagcggcagcaacacccacccaccgaGACACGACATGGACAGTCGTAAGCATGGCGACAGCGACACCGCGCAGACCAGACAGTATGTGCAGAGCGCTGGTTCACCTGTGAGAGCATTGTGTACCTCGACGGCTACGTGTTCGAcaatggaggaggaaaggcagaCCATGCCAGGCGAAACCATTGCTGGCtatgctgctgtggtggtagCGGTTGCCTCTGCACCATCACCGACTGCCTCCAACACACCAGCACTTTGCTCGGATGCGGTGCAGCCACGATCGGCCGCAACGGGTTTCTTCGAACGGATAGAAGCGTCACCCCCTAAAGCCGTTGACGCCGGCTTTACCACttccttcacctctttctcggctggcgctgcagccggaAAGTCGCAAGCCGCGGtatccaccaccgccatggctgcgctgcgtggtCCAGCCTCACCTTCCGCAACTGCACCATCCCTTCCAGGCACAACCAGCATGAGGTCCACCATAATAGATGCTACCCccaccgtcgcagccgccgttGTTCCAGTTTATACAGGTGGTCCTAGTGAAGTGAGACAAGAGCCTCTCCAGACGAAGGTTGGCGTCGTGGTGTCACCGATGAGGTTCCCTAAGGTGCCTCTGGCGGCCTCGAgctcgtcgtcttcctcggATGATGCTGCTACCCTACTGGCACCCGTTCGGGTTGCCAGGTCGGCCAGCGCCGGGTACCGTACCGGAGACGTGGACACTGCCATACCGGGTCAATCCATACGCAAGCTCACAGTGCCTTtgaccaccgctgcggtggcggacACATCAACATCTTCCGCGTCTCCACAGCAGCCTCCACCGTCTACCACGCAGTCGttcgttgctgccgctgctagACAAACTGTGACTCCAACGGCAGtctccactgcagcgcctcatGACGGAAGTAGCGCTTCAGGCAGTGGCTGTCCTGTGCTGTCCGGCCCGGGCGGTGTCATGTACAATCGTGTGAGCGCCCAGGGTCGCGGCTTCGTGCCGTCCAGCGTCCTCGAAGCTCCATCACGACCCAGGTGGCGCACTCTCCACAGCGAACACACGGCATCACGCTCCTTTCTCGCTACAGTGCTACAGCCAGTGGTTAtcccagcagcgccttcctcaccccctGGTTCCACTCTCTCGACTCAAGCTGCTTGCGCAGCGGAGCCAttgtcagcggcggcgcatgcgAGTTCGTTCTCCACGTCTCCACCCTCTGTGAACCTGCCTGCTCGCCCGCAACGGCAAGCACCCCGCCTGCCGGGAGCGATTCGCACCTCTGCTGTCCTCTCACTCATTGAAGATGATGATGCGGAGCGACAATGTAGCTCCTTTTCGGCTACGAGTGCCCTATTAAAGGAGCGAAGCAGGGTAGATACAGGGCAACCGAAGACCGTGGATGTGCAGCGCCGAGGCCCTCCGTCGTCACCATCCGCGTCACCACctttgccaccgccactagCGATTTCCTTGTCGCCCGTCCAGCGTGCTGTTTCTTCTGTGGAtcgcgcagcgtcgcctctCGTGTCTCGGTCTGCCGCTCTGACTGCCGCTCAGCGACAATGGGAAGCGGCATTGGTCATCTATGATGATCGCGTGCCTCCTGCAAAGCGGCGAGCGAAGAACCAGTCGCTGGCCGTGACTGGCAAAACAGCTGCGCTCGCTTTTGCAGACCCTGTGTCAGCTTATCTGCTGCGCGGACTACGGAAAGTCGCCTCgcaggaggggaaaagggaaaactTGCTGACATGTCGTCCCGTGTTGCGcattggtggtggtgctgcaatGCGCAGGAATCATACCAGTGGTTTTTCTGAACAGCACCCGCTCGATGGTAGAGTCGtcaacgatgacgacgatTATGAAGCTGCGGACGACAGTGACGGCGCCACTCGCGGTAGCCGTGACAACTACACTGCATTGTACGGCTCCACCGATCTACTCACTGGGCATCGCCAATATCCTGGGTGGAGCTCAGCTGATGACCGGTCAGCGAGGGTGACGAGACATTCCACGAGCAACCACACCGTGCAGCACCTCTTTAGCGaggctcggcagcagcagcgcaaggtGGATGTCGACTTCTGGATGTCTGGCACTGGTAACGGTGGTTCGATGTCATACGTAATGATGCATCTCGAAAGGCAAGGCGCACGGACGGCGAGAGTCCTCAAAGCCACGCACAGCGACGTTAGTAGCGGAGCACTACCGCCCGCAACGCTCCCAACCACTGCGGCATCGAGAACGACCGCGGTGTCGCCTCGCACCGATGAGGCGGTGAGCGTCGACCTGCTCAACTACCGTCACTCTCGCAGAAAGCAGTAG
- a CDS encoding hypothetical protein (TriTrypDB/GeneDB-style sysID: LpmP.24.1410) — protein sequence MRRLIACMADAPRWAARLDGTVTLLHLPTPSHPFLRNCTTAAARTPRRGLSSSSLPPSSGSSDSPCRGSAEGSVGKSFLGRLRKLYFDFQIYRDRQLDAVATEEAQAGIERFCENNGGASLFTAAASIKSTRHGGQVSDAQARRCRSPLISRNPTLCPRSVLFIPGSKSRSLAKIPALWADCYILDLEDSVGVTSKRQARENIQAFIEDLQREQRTQQAGKVSSGGGETSVEAGDTYPRLIVRINSPDYDPATAMLDLELVGLLGPAIEGIALPKTTVRTYELVKDYVYPCHQLWAFFESPLSVMQAPLICKQQVYQYAVMGYNDLSAELELPMTAPSTASGATDGDLLGEAKESLYITSRLPLWQSTVQVLLAARAHNMFVIDGVFNNPTDKIGFRRSLQECRRLGLNGKTLIHPAQIEATNAAYTPAEAEVVWAQRIVEAVKRAAGDVTRVDGSMVEELHQRQARHVLALHRSAEIEKTYPMTEAPQGTADTSASKEATGGTIEAGAAGGDDNVMGRQPRRTPSRHRHVS from the coding sequence atgaggaggcTCATCGCTTGTATGGCGGACGCACCGCGTTGGGCTGCTCGTCTAGACGGCACCGTGACGCTTCTCCACCTACCAACTCCTTCACACCCTTTCCTGCGTAactgcaccactgccgcagcacgaACGCCTCGACGGGGTCTCTCGTCTTCGtctttgcccccctcctcaggTTCCAGCGACTCGCcctgccgcggcagcgctgaaggCAGCGTTGGGAAAAGTTTCCTGGGTAGGCTGAGAAAGCTCTACTTTGACTTTCAGATCTATCGAGATCGCCAGCTCGACGCTGTGGCGaccgaggaggcgcaggcagGCATCGAGCGCTTCTGTGAGAATAATGGcggcgcctccctcttcaccgccgctgcatcaATCAAATCTACAAGGCATGGCGGGCAGGTCAGTGACGCGCAAGCTCGCCGGTGCCGCTCGCCGCTCATCTCACGCAATCCCACGCTGTGCCCGCGCAGCGTTCTCTTCATTCCAGGCTCAAAGTCGCGCTCTTTGGCCAAAATTCCAGCTCTGTGGGCAGACTGCTACATCCTTGATCTCGAGGACAGCGTCGGTGTGACGTCGAAGCGGCAGGCACGTGAGAACATTCAGGCTTTTATCGAAGACCTGCAGAGGGAGCAGCGCACCCAGCAGGCCGGCAAGGTTtccagcggcggtggtgaaaCTTCTGTCGAGGCGGGCGACACGTATCCCCGCCTGATTGTGCGCATCAACTCGCCCGACTACGAcccggcgacggcgatgctggACTTGGAGCTGGTAGGTCTGCTCGGTCCCGCCATTGAAGGCATAGCGTTGCCCAAGACGACCGTGCGCACTTATGAGCTCGTCAAGGACTACGTTTACCCGTGCCATCAGCTGTGGGCCTTCTTCGAATCCCCACTCTCCGTCATGCAGGCGCCCCTTATCTGCAAACAGCAGGTGTATCAGTACGCCGTCATGGGGTACAACGACTTGAGCGCCGAGCTGGAGTTGCCCATGACCGCACCCTCTACTGCGTCTGGCGCCACCGACGGTGACCTCCTTGGTGAGGCGAAGGAGTCTCTGTACATCAcgtcgcggctgccgctgtggcagagCACCGTGCAGGTACTGCTGGCTGCTCGCGCGCATAACATGTTTGTCATCGATGGTGTCTTCAACAACCCTACAGACAAGATCGGCTTCCGCCGCAGTTTGCAGGAGTGTCGTCGGCTGGGCCTGAATGGCAAAACACTAATCCACCCGGCGCAGATTGAGGCCACCAACGCGGCATACACAccagcagaggcggaggtggtgtgggCGCAGCGCATCGTCGAGGCAGTTAAGCGCGCTGCGGGCGACGTGACCAGAGTGGACGGTAGTATGGTGGAAGAGTTGCACCAGCGACAGGCAAGGCATGTTCTGGCGTTGCATCGTAGCGCTGAGATAGAGAAGACGTACCCGATGACTGAAGCACCGCAAGGTACCGCTGACACGAGCGCCTCTAAGGAAGCCACTGGCGGCACCATCGAGGccggagcagctggaggcgatgaCAACGTGATGGGCCGCCAGCCACGCCGGACCCCTTCCCGGCATCGTCATGTGAGCTGA
- a CDS encoding protein kinase, putative (TriTrypDB/GeneDB-style sysID: LpmP.24.1420) has product MPPLTSVAKGSVSGPPSDGTKGTLRPFDVEQLSKRKRKSSGGSVLPPSLTEASSSLLEFRDPSEVTSITTPKQRTSHTSAVGGTLSSAVGASLSLSDQEQQQQQRRRASSIYAKDSALPKQPSASIADPGPFDQNLASSFEKDAVTGDATDNGADQSCVPIPPPEQRPPSTSPLPMALAREDGSRVAVADGSDFAGTSAEVIPVASPAAAQAPTSDRGDTEEVIASLRPSAEEEAQYTAWGTLSPDDLTPEMLQTRNASELRQWHRGTLIGRGTYGSVYLGLLPDGSFHAVKCVALGNKKAAADHLGVLELVSLSREINMMHRLRHRNLCTFKGVYYDPESASICMFMEYVGGGSLSALVKKFKPLPPSVVRSWTQQLLSGLHYLHSQHIIHRDIKGDNVLVDTTADPATLSQIKLVDFGAARRLTDAVSQSSTVIGTPYWMAPEVVDASGDGSGYSYQADVWSVGCTVAEMLTGRPPWPCRPSAPSAIMMIASATGMPTEIPEEEATPGCLDFMRQCFIRDPEKRPTVQQLLQHPWIQVKVP; this is encoded by the coding sequence ATGCCGCCCTTGACCTCTGTCGCCAAGGGGTCAGTCTCTGGGCCCCCGAGTGATGGCACGAAGGGCACGCTGCGACCGTTTGATGTAGAGCAGCTCAGCAAGCGGAAGCGAAAGAGCAGTGGCGGTAGTGTGCTTCCCCCGTCCTTGACCGAGGCATCGTCGTCTTTGCTAGAGTTTCGCGACCCGAGCGAGGTCACCTCCATCACCACACCCAAGCAGCGCACTAGCCATACGTCGGCAGTCGGAGGTAcgctctcctccgccgtTGGGGCTTCTCTGAGTCTTTCTGATcaagagcaacaacagcaacagcgtcgGCGCGCGTCTTCTATCTACGCCAAGGACAGCGCACTCCCCAAGCAACCTTCGGCATCGATAGCCGACCCGGGCCCCTTTGATCAGAATCTCGCTTCGTCCTTCGAGAAGGACGCAGTGACGGGGGACGCTACGGACAACGGTGCTGACCAAAGTTGCGTCCCCATTCCGCCCCCCGAGCAGCGGCCACCGTCCACTTCTCCGCTACCCATGGCGCTAGCCCGCGAGGACGGGAGCAGGGTAGCGGTCGCGGATGGCTCAGACTTCGCGGGGACTTCGGCAGAAGTAATTCCCGTTGCTTCcccggcagctgcgcaggcgCCCACCAGCGACCGCGGTGACACCGAAGAGGTCATCGCGTCTCTGCGCCCAtcggcagaggaggaggcgcagtaCACTGCCTGGGGGACACTCTCGCCTGACGACCTCACCCCCGAGATGCTGCAGACCAGGAATGCTAGCGAGCTGCGACAGTGGCACAGGGGCACCCTCATCGGTCGCGGCACCTACGGGTCTGTCTACCTGGGCCTTCTTCCTGACGGCAGCTTTCACGCCGTCAAGTGTGTGGCGCTAGGCAACAAGAAAGCTGCAGCAGATCATCTCGGCGTCCTCGAGCTCGTTTCGCTGTCGCGTGAGATCAACATGATGCATCGATTACGGCACCGAAATCTTTGCACATTCAAGGGGGTCTACTACGACCCGGAGAGTGCGTCCATCTGCATGTTTATGGAGTacgtcggcggcggctccctctccgccctcGTCAAAAAGTTCAAGCCGTTGCCACCCTcggtggtgcgcagctggacccagcagctgctctccgGGTTGCACTATCTGCACAGCCAGCACATCATTCATCGTGACATCAAGGGTGACAACGTGCTGGTCGATACCACGGCTGATCCAGCCACCCTGTCGCAGATCAAACTCGTCGACTttggcgcggcgcggcggcttACAGACGCCGTGTCGCAGAGTAGCACCGTGATAGGCACACCGTACTGGATGGCCccagaggtggtggacgcGTCCGGGGACGGGAGCGGGTATAGCTACCAGGCGGACGTGTGGTCGGTAGGGTGCACCGTAGCAGAAATGCTGACGGGGCGGCCACCATGGCCGTGCAGGCCGAGTGCACCGTCCGCTATCATGATGATTGCGTCCGCCACCGGCATGCCAACAGAGATTccggaagaggaggcgacacCTGGCTGCTTGGACTTCATGCGCCAATGCTTCATTCGCGACCCGGAGAAGCGGCcgacggtgcagcagctacTGCAGCACCCGTGGATACAAGTGAAGGTGCCGTAG